The proteins below come from a single Desulfurococcaceae archaeon genomic window:
- a CDS encoding (2Fe-2S)-binding protein: MIVKFKLDGKLVQVDVDPREVLLNTLRLKLRVKSVKRGCERGECGSCTVLVNGNPVLSCMVLTVQADGKEVITVEGLQGDSLFKTLVKNFAESGAVQCGFCTPGILLTAWAGIVQGRIKDVEDVKEQVANLCRCTGYVKIVEAVRKTLLEVNAGGQY, translated from the coding sequence ATGATCGTGAAGTTCAAGTTAGATGGTAAGCTCGTACAAGTCGATGTAGACCCCCGCGAAGTACTGCTAAACACCCTTAGGCTAAAGCTTAGGGTAAAGAGCGTTAAGCGCGGGTGTGAGCGGGGAGAGTGTGGTAGTTGCACAGTACTAGTAAACGGTAACCCTGTTTTATCATGCATGGTACTAACGGTTCAGGCTGACGGCAAAGAGGTGATCACGGTCGAGGGCTTGCAGGGAGATAGTTTGTTCAAGACCCTGGTAAAGAACTTCGCTGAAAGCGGCGCGGTGCAGTGCGGTTTCTGTACGCCGGGAATACTCCTTACCGCGTGGGCTGGGATAGTTCAGGGTAGAATTAAGGACGTGGAAGACGTCAAAGAGCAGGTCGCGAATCTGTGCAGGTGCACTGGTTACGTTAAAATAGTCGAAGCGGTGCGGAAAACCCTCCTCGAGGTGAATGCCGGTGGCCAGTACTAG
- a CDS encoding xanthine dehydrogenase family protein subunit M has translation MYRLPEYEYYKALSVEDAVKFLAERRDVKVLAGGTDLVLDMKTGRYRPKYVVDISGISSLKYIRDTGESLHVGALTTIQELLDSSIVAEKTPLLRLVAREFAYWQIRNMATIGGNLCNASPAADTAPPLLVYEAVVKAVSIRGERFIPITDFFLGPRQIALAPDELLVEVIVPYRKLGKAGFAYTKIGRRRGHDMSVVAVAVALKLEDGVISDVRIALNSVAPKPVRAYTVERALVGKKPTLEVFEEASKLVVKDISPITDVRAPAEYRLYLSKLLVRELLLEATKGAYRGGFE, from the coding sequence ATGTATAGGCTTCCCGAATACGAATACTACAAGGCGTTAAGCGTGGAAGATGCCGTGAAGTTCTTAGCCGAGCGGAGAGACGTCAAGGTACTAGCCGGAGGGACAGACCTTGTTCTCGACATGAAGACAGGGAGGTACAGGCCAAAGTACGTGGTTGATATTAGCGGGATCAGCAGCCTGAAGTATATTAGAGATACGGGGGAGTCACTCCACGTCGGTGCACTTACGACTATACAGGAGTTACTGGACTCATCCATCGTTGCAGAGAAGACTCCTCTACTAAGGCTAGTAGCGCGGGAGTTCGCTTACTGGCAGATCAGGAACATGGCTACTATTGGGGGGAATCTTTGTAACGCATCCCCGGCAGCCGACACAGCACCACCACTACTCGTTTACGAGGCGGTGGTGAAGGCAGTGAGTATACGCGGAGAGAGGTTCATACCCATAACCGATTTCTTCTTGGGGCCGAGGCAAATAGCCCTAGCGCCTGATGAGCTCCTCGTGGAGGTGATCGTACCTTATAGAAAGCTCGGGAAAGCCGGCTTTGCCTACACCAAGATCGGTAGAAGGCGTGGTCACGACATGTCAGTTGTCGCGGTTGCCGTGGCTTTAAAGCTCGAGGATGGGGTGATCAGCGATGTTAGAATAGCATTGAACTCCGTGGCTCCGAAGCCTGTAAGGGCTTACACTGTGGAGAGGGCTTTAGTCGGCAAGAAGCCCACCTTGGAGGTATTCGAAGAGGCGTCTAAGCTGGTCGTAAAGGATATATCACCAATAACCGATGTGAGGGCGCCGGCAGAGTACAGGCTTTACCTATCTAAGCTACTGGTCAGGGAACTACTATTGGAGGCCACTAAGGGTGCTTACAGAGGTGGCTTTGAATGA